From Nicotiana tabacum cultivar K326 chromosome 15, ASM71507v2, whole genome shotgun sequence, the proteins below share one genomic window:
- the LOC107777082 gene encoding heavy metal-associated isoprenylated plant protein 39, protein MKKVVLKLEVYDDKGKQKAMKAVSTLSGIENLSIDLKEKKLTVVGDIDPVQVVRKLKKTWHPEILTVGPAKEPEKKKEDQSGNKNGGNKKDGQGKKEENEQVSELVKLYKNYNPDMTQHYRVYSMEENPNSCVIC, encoded by the exons ATGAAG AAAGTTGTTTTGAAATTAGAGGTATATGATGACAAAGGGAAACAAAAGGCTATGAAAGCTGTCTCTACCCTCTCAG GGATTGAAAATCTATCAATTGATCTGAAAGAGAAAAAATTAACAGTAGTAGGAGATATTGATCCAGTTCAAGTGgtgagaaaattgaagaaaacatgGCATCCAGAAATATTAACAGTAGGGCCAGCAAAAGAGccagaaaagaagaaagaagatcaAAGTGGGAATAAAAATGGAGGAAACAAAAAAGATGGACAAGGCAAGAAAGAAGAGAATGAACAAGTTTCAGAGCTTGTAAAACTTTACAAGAATTATAATCCTGATATGACACAACACTATAGGGTCTATAGTATGGAGGAAAATCCAAATTCTTGTGttatttgttaa